In Nitrospirota bacterium, one DNA window encodes the following:
- a CDS encoding 6-bladed beta-propeller gives MNKLKEVVIGQDVASSLTKPYAVHADREGRILVADSAWGKVLVFDKKNHKFSVIGTSGSGILSKPLGITTDSMNNVYVTDSAQNRVIVYDRDGNFIKALGKQGTFEQPVGIALNEEAGRIFVVDTRNHHVQVLDMDGNIIKTIGQRGTMDGEFNFPTNIDIGKDGTVYVMDSFNFRVQIFDADGKFLKKFGGVGTGLGMFSKPKGIAIDSDGDIYVVDAAFNNVQIFDRDGRLLLPFGEMGTSPGLFWLPAGMDIDDEDNIYVADQYNRRINVYKFLGSGTTTNPDPKTGGEDENNN, from the coding sequence TTGAATAAGTTGAAAGAAGTAGTTATTGGGCAGGATGTGGCATCTTCTTTAACAAAGCCATACGCAGTACATGCTGACAGAGAAGGCAGAATCCTGGTAGCAGACAGCGCATGGGGCAAGGTGCTTGTTTTCGACAAGAAGAATCATAAGTTTTCAGTTATCGGCACGAGTGGCTCAGGCATACTTAGCAAACCACTCGGGATTACTACAGATTCTATGAACAATGTATATGTCACAGACAGCGCCCAGAACAGGGTAATCGTTTACGACAGGGATGGGAATTTTATAAAGGCTCTGGGTAAACAGGGGACATTTGAACAGCCTGTTGGAATCGCCTTAAATGAAGAGGCAGGTCGAATTTTTGTAGTAGATACAAGGAACCACCATGTACAGGTGCTCGATATGGATGGCAACATAATAAAAACAATAGGTCAGCGGGGAACTATGGATGGGGAGTTTAATTTTCCTACAAATATTGATATTGGTAAAGATGGTACGGTATATGTAATGGATAGTTTTAACTTTCGTGTTCAGATCTTTGATGCCGATGGGAAATTTCTCAAGAAGTTCGGGGGAGTAGGAACCGGCTTAGGTATGTTTTCAAAACCAAAGGGGATAGCCATTGACAGCGATGGCGATATCTATGTAGTAGATGCTGCATTTAATAATGTACAGATATTTGATCGTGATGGACGGCTGCTTTTACCTTTTGGAGAAATGGGCACGAGTCCCGGGCTCTTTTGGCTGCCTGCCGGCATGGATATTGATGATGAAGATAACATATATGTAGCTGACCAATATAACAGACGTATAAACGTATACAAGTTTTTGGGAAGTGGCACAACTACAAACCCAGACCCCAAAACAGGAGGTGAAGATGAAAACAACAATTAA
- a CDS encoding glutaredoxin translates to MKQLVLYTIQGCPYCAAARNLLSANSIDHEEVDITPDSSNWRDKLQKMSGGERSVPQVYINGKYMGQDDELKDLIESKKIYEMIQ, encoded by the coding sequence ATGAAACAATTAGTTCTTTACACTATCCAGGGTTGTCCATACTGTGCAGCGGCAAGGAATCTACTGAGTGCCAACAGTATTGACCATGAAGAGGTTGATATAACACCAGATTCATCAAACTGGAGGGATAAACTCCAGAAGATGTCTGGCGGAGAAAGGAGTGTCCCCCAGGTTTACATCAATGGTAAATATATGGGGCAGGATGATGAGCTGAAAGATTTGATTGAAAGTAAGAAGATATATGAAATGATTCAGTGA
- a CDS encoding transcriptional repressor, with the protein MKQTRQRELILETFIKTGGHISAEELYQKVVKRDASIGLATVYRTLTLLCQFGIAQQREFGEGRTRFEIVQEYKHHDHLICTKCGKIIEFEDCDIEQHQEQVANLHGFTIYSHKLEIYGLCAECKK; encoded by the coding sequence ATGAAACAGACCCGCCAACGGGAGTTGATTCTTGAGACATTCATCAAGACGGGAGGACATATCAGTGCTGAGGAGTTATATCAGAAAGTCGTCAAGCGGGATGCATCAATAGGGCTTGCCACTGTCTACCGCACACTCACGCTCTTATGTCAGTTTGGTATTGCACAACAGCGGGAGTTTGGAGAAGGCCGCACCAGGTTCGAAATAGTTCAGGAATACAAACACCACGATCATCTTATTTGCACAAAATGCGGCAAAATCATCGAATTTGAAGACTGCGACATCGAGCAGCATCAGGAACAGGTCGCCAACCTTCATGGGTTTACGATATATTCTCACAAGCTTGAGATATACGGATTGTGCGCCGAGTGCAAAAAGTAA
- the prfB gene encoding peptide chain release factor 2, which yields MRSVPLKKRQIVFGGIFDIGNIETRVRELERSMQNPGFWDDPGEAQRISKEKSVLEKKVSGCKYAEEALKDLDVLIELSKEEGEQTLFSDIREGIKALRLKLEQIEIETLLSGDMDLNNAIVSIHPGAGGTESQDWAQMLMRLYTRWAERHGYRIEILDYQPGDEAGIKDVTFSVIGDYAYGYLKAESGVHRLVRISPFDANKRRHTSFSSVFVYPEIDDDITVEISDDDLRIDTYRASGAGGQHVNKTSSAVRITHIPTGIVVQCQNERSQHKNKATALKILRAKLYEVKRLEKEKVMEGFSSEKKDIAWGSQIRSYVMQPYQMVKDHRTETETGNVNAVLDGDIDMFIEAYLTSQVRA from the coding sequence GTGAGATCAGTGCCCTTAAAGAAAAGGCAAATAGTCTTCGGGGGTATCTTTGACATAGGGAACATTGAAACTCGGGTCAGAGAGCTGGAAAGATCCATGCAAAATCCAGGTTTCTGGGATGACCCCGGCGAGGCGCAGCGAATAAGCAAGGAAAAATCCGTTCTTGAGAAAAAAGTATCCGGGTGTAAATACGCAGAAGAGGCATTGAAAGACCTGGATGTACTTATTGAGCTGTCAAAAGAAGAAGGTGAGCAGACTCTCTTCAGCGATATAAGAGAAGGGATTAAAGCACTCCGGCTCAAATTGGAACAAATCGAGATAGAAACCCTGCTATCCGGTGATATGGACCTGAATAATGCGATAGTCTCCATACACCCTGGGGCCGGCGGGACTGAGTCACAGGACTGGGCGCAGATGCTTATGAGACTCTATACACGATGGGCGGAGCGTCACGGATACAGGATTGAAATCCTTGATTACCAGCCAGGCGACGAGGCCGGTATTAAAGATGTAACATTCAGTGTCATCGGCGACTATGCCTATGGGTATCTCAAGGCAGAGTCAGGTGTACACAGACTTGTCCGCATATCCCCTTTTGATGCCAACAAGAGACGTCATACATCCTTTTCATCCGTATTCGTCTATCCGGAGATTGATGATGACATCACCGTTGAGATATCAGATGATGACCTGAGGATTGATACTTACAGGGCAAGCGGTGCAGGCGGACAGCATGTTAACAAGACCTCCTCTGCTGTACGCATCACACACATACCAACGGGCATTGTTGTCCAGTGCCAGAACGAACGCTCACAGCACAAGAACAAGGCAACTGCCTTGAAAATATTACGCGCCAAACTTTATGAGGTTAAAAGGCTTGAGAAGGAAAAAGTAATGGAAGGTTTTTCTTCTGAAAAAAAAGATATAGCATGGGGAAGCCAGATACGCTCATACGTAATGCAGCCCTACCAGATGGTCAAAGACCATCGTACAGAGACAGAAACAGGAAATGTGAACGCAGTACTTGATGGCGATATTGACATGTTTATTGAGGCATATCTTACTTCACAGGTCAGGGCCTAA
- the uvrC gene encoding excinuclease ABC subunit UvrC — MSNELSEKIRILPDLPGTYLMKNQRGTVIYIGKALSLKDRVRSYFSKSTILSARIESMVQHIADIEWIVTGSDLEAFILENNLIKRHRPRYNIILRDDKNYPFLRLDVEDNFPRITVVRRIKKDGALYFGPYVPAGAMRETLRIIKRIFPLATCKTDLNKKYDRPCIEYEIGRCIGPCVGAAAVNDYKKVVKDVRLFLEGKDKELIREMRRRMKMESETLNFEEAAKIRDRIFNIEKVMERQRIVSAEMKDIDVIGMARDREGVDLQILFFRGGMLVGRKDIFSEKTDLVSDNEILTSFIEQYYSSDVLIPHSILLPIALPDTELIEKWLSGLRNSKIEIIMPRRGKRLGMLQLAMENAREAINGHKKKAWVKDQESSELKELLGLAIIPDRIEAFDISNIFGAEAVGSLVVWQDGRLRREEYRHYKIKTVSGADDFAMIGEVVERRYSLLKTGKGERPDLIIIDGGKGQLNSAISVLNRLAIDDIAIIGIAKAKEDKVDRVFLPEASEAIELNAKSGAAHLLQRIRDEAHRFAVSYHRKLRSKEAMLSELDNVRGIGRARKLALLKYFGRIDSLRNASIEDLMKAPKMTKGAAEILFQELRNR, encoded by the coding sequence ATGAGCAATGAGTTAAGTGAAAAAATTCGGATACTTCCTGATCTGCCCGGCACATATCTGATGAAAAATCAGAGGGGGACGGTTATATATATCGGTAAGGCCCTCTCGCTGAAAGACAGGGTACGCTCCTATTTCTCAAAAAGCACAATCTTAAGTGCGCGTATTGAATCCATGGTTCAGCATATTGCAGATATTGAGTGGATTGTTACCGGTTCTGATCTTGAGGCATTTATTCTGGAGAATAACCTGATAAAGAGGCATAGGCCGCGGTATAACATAATTTTAAGGGATGACAAGAACTATCCTTTCCTCAGGCTTGATGTGGAAGATAATTTTCCGAGGATAACAGTTGTTCGGCGAATCAAAAAAGACGGTGCCCTGTATTTTGGTCCTTATGTCCCTGCCGGTGCTATGCGTGAGACACTCAGGATAATCAAGAGGATTTTTCCACTTGCAACATGTAAGACAGACCTGAATAAGAAGTATGACAGACCATGTATAGAATATGAGATAGGGCGGTGCATAGGTCCTTGTGTTGGGGCTGCGGCAGTTAACGACTATAAGAAAGTGGTGAAAGATGTAAGACTATTCCTCGAAGGGAAGGATAAGGAGCTTATCAGGGAGATGAGGCGTCGAATGAAAATGGAGTCGGAGACGTTGAATTTTGAAGAGGCGGCAAAGATCAGGGACAGGATATTTAATATTGAAAAGGTGATGGAACGGCAGCGCATCGTATCTGCAGAGATGAAAGACATTGATGTTATTGGCATGGCCAGAGACAGGGAGGGTGTTGACTTGCAGATTTTGTTCTTTCGCGGCGGGATGCTTGTTGGAAGAAAAGACATTTTTTCTGAAAAGACTGATCTGGTTTCTGATAATGAGATATTGACATCTTTTATTGAGCAGTATTACAGCAGTGATGTTCTTATACCGCATAGTATACTTCTTCCCATAGCGCTTCCTGATACAGAACTGATAGAGAAATGGCTCTCTGGTCTAAGAAACAGCAAGATAGAAATTATAATGCCGAGGCGCGGGAAAAGACTTGGGATGCTGCAGCTGGCAATGGAAAATGCCCGTGAAGCGATTAACGGGCATAAAAAAAAGGCATGGGTAAAGGATCAGGAATCCAGTGAACTTAAGGAACTGCTTGGACTGGCAATCATCCCTGACAGGATTGAGGCTTTTGATATCTCAAATATCTTTGGCGCTGAGGCAGTCGGTTCCCTGGTCGTATGGCAGGATGGCCGATTACGCAGAGAAGAGTATCGTCACTATAAAATAAAAACAGTGTCAGGGGCAGATGATTTTGCGATGATAGGTGAGGTCGTGGAGAGGAGATACTCGTTATTAAAAACCGGAAAGGGAGAACGTCCGGACCTGATTATTATAGATGGCGGTAAGGGGCAGTTAAATTCTGCTATTTCGGTTCTGAATAGACTTGCTATAGATGATATTGCTATAATAGGCATTGCAAAGGCAAAAGAGGATAAGGTTGACCGGGTATTTTTACCTGAGGCTTCTGAGGCAATTGAACTAAATGCTAAATCTGGGGCGGCCCACCTATTGCAGCGTATTAGAGATGAGGCCCACAGATTTGCTGTCTCGTATCACAGAAAACTGCGAAGTAAAGAGGCCATGCTGTCCGAGCTTGATAATGTAAGGGGGATAGGAAGGGCGCGTAAACTTGCACTCTTAAAATACTTTGGCAGGATTGACTCGCTTAGAAATGCCAGCATTGAGGATCTAATGAAGGCACCGAAGATGACAAAAGGTGCAGCGGAGATATTATTTCAGGAGCTTAGAAACAGATAA
- a CDS encoding 6-bladed beta-propeller, with the protein MNKSKNNIILISAVSLIAIFILGFTFPEQSKKDRAAWPLPPDEPKISYVMTIETPRNVGVKKSIFKRIVEFVVGKEPEPRIQRPFGVLSDGKGSVYVTDTGLQTVHVFDYKNKKYRQIFKLNNEPQPSRLLSPLSVVLDANDRLYVSDSILKKVFVFDNTGNHIFTIGANSEFGRPTGLALDKSRGKLYISDTINHKVWVYDVNPPYSSTDNEKRWSSFGNRGKEDGEFNFPTHLAVDRKGDIYVTDALNFRVQIFNPEGKFITSVGKMGDTLGTFSKPKGLGTDSDGNIYVVDNLYDTIQIFNRSGELLLNFASHGGGKEGLWLPNGLFVDKDNYIFVADTYNDRVQVFRYLQ; encoded by the coding sequence ATGAACAAGAGTAAAAATAACATAATTTTAATCTCTGCTGTCTCTCTGATAGCCATCTTTATTCTCGGCTTTACATTCCCTGAACAGTCAAAGAAAGACAGGGCTGCATGGCCATTACCTCCGGATGAACCAAAGATATCGTATGTAATGACTATTGAGACACCAAGAAATGTAGGTGTTAAAAAGTCTATATTTAAGAGAATAGTTGAGTTCGTTGTAGGCAAGGAACCTGAACCGAGGATTCAAAGACCATTTGGTGTACTCTCGGACGGTAAAGGCTCGGTATATGTTACAGACACAGGTCTCCAAACAGTCCATGTCTTTGATTACAAGAACAAAAAATATCGCCAGATATTCAAACTTAACAACGAACCTCAGCCATCAAGATTATTATCACCATTGAGCGTTGTACTCGACGCTAACGACAGACTATATGTATCTGATTCAATTTTAAAAAAGGTTTTCGTATTTGATAATACAGGAAATCATATCTTCACAATCGGAGCTAATAGTGAATTTGGAAGACCTACGGGGCTTGCTCTGGATAAATCAAGAGGCAAATTGTATATATCTGACACCATAAATCATAAGGTTTGGGTATACGATGTCAATCCCCCTTACTCATCTACAGATAACGAAAAAAGATGGTCTTCTTTTGGGAACCGGGGGAAGGAAGATGGCGAGTTTAACTTCCCGACACACCTCGCCGTTGATCGAAAAGGTGACATCTATGTGACTGATGCATTGAATTTCCGTGTTCAGATCTTTAATCCCGAGGGAAAGTTCATAACTTCAGTGGGAAAGATGGGAGATACACTGGGGACATTTTCGAAGCCTAAGGGATTAGGCACTGACAGCGATGGGAATATTTATGTAGTAGATAATCTCTATGATACGATACAAATATTCAACAGGTCAGGTGAATTGCTCCTTAACTTCGCATCTCATGGCGGAGGCAAGGAGGGATTATGGTTGCCAAACGGCTTGTTTGTGGATAAAGACAATTATATATTTGTGGCAGACACCTATAATGACAGGGTACAGGTTTTCAGATATTTGCAGTAG